The genomic DNA TTGGATAAATTCTAAATTTATATGCTTTTAGTTGTTTCATCAGTCCACCTCCCTCAAAATTATTTACTCTTCTGCCCTTGTTCCTCTATATATTTTTTTATGACTTCAATAGGAGCTCCTCCAGTAGTCAACAAACAAAAACTTTTAGACCAAAACATTTCTTTCCACAGATATTTTCTTATATGTGGAAATTCTTTTTTTATTATCCTAGAACTTGCTGATTTATATGCATTTATGAATTTAGTCAATTCTGTTTTTGGATGAGCCTTGAACATTATATGTACGTGGTCTTTATCGTGATTCCATTGTACTAAAGTAATATGATATGGAACTCCAATTCTTACAAACATATCTTTAGCAAATTCAGAAATTGTATCATCAAATACATTTCTTCTATATTTTACTACAAGAACTAAGTGATAATACAGCAAAAATACTGAATGACAATTACTATCTAATTCCATTGTTTTTACTCCTATTTTTATATATCTACTGATTGTATTATATCACTTTGCCTTCTAAAAAACAATAGGGCAATTCATCGCACCACCTATAGAGCTGGGCGACTTCTTGCCCGTTAGGTTAAAAGCAAAACTTAAGCCAACAATAAAAGCATCTATACTTGTAGCTATTCCCAATATAATTAAAGTTTTTAAATCACTAATAACACTACATTCTTCTTCATTTTTTGCTTCTCTTATCATATTGATTCCTATTCCTACTAAAATTATACATGCTATTATATTTCCATAAACAGAAATTTTATCACTAAATATATTCCCAATTTTATAACCCAATAATGGCATTAATCCTTGAAAACAACCAAATGTTATTCCTAGTTTTATTCCCAACTTTCCTTTATTTTCAGTTACTGCCATTCCTTGGCAAACACAAACAGCAAAAGCGTCCATAGCAAGACTTATACCTATAAGTAAGTAATTTGATATATTCAATTTCTCTCTCCTTAATATTTTAATTTTTTAGCAAACATTTTAATATTTTATCACAATTTTTTAAAAATGGAATACGACATTTAATATAACTATTGAAATTAAGACAAAAATTTTATCTCATTTTCACTAGAAAAACTTAGCAAACTTGTATAACTATATGTATTATGATAAGATTTAAATATAATTTTAAATTTTATTGTATTACCACATACAACTGGAGGACAATTAATGAATAAAATTCTTTCCATTCTTATAGGGTTACTTTCTCTTTTATTTGTATCATGTATGGAAAGCGATAAATCCTTTATAAAAAAAATCAAACACATGAAAAATAAAAATGGAGAAACAGTTGAACAATTAATTGATAACTATATTGTTGCAGCTGAATTTTTGCAAGCAAATAAAAATTCAAATATAGAGAAAAATATATCTTCAGTTGCATTAAAAATACAAGAAGCAAATAATTCAAAATTAGATGGAAATAAAGAACAAATAAATGAACTTTCAAAACTACTTGCAACATATCAGATAAATTATCCTGAAATTAAAAATATAAACTGGAAAATTATTTCCAATTCTAAAGCAGCAAAATTAATAGAAGTAGCAAGTGATAATATATATTTAAAACTTCCTATTTATAAAACAAAGGTAAATACTGCAATTAGCTTTTCAAATATTGAAGTTTATACCACTTCAAATCAGCCAATCGATTTAAATAAATTAAATGCAGCTCATGAAGTTATTGAATTTATAGCAAATGAAAATATTTTAGAATAGTTATTTAAGCCATAGACAAACTAGTCCTATGGCTTTTTTCTTTCCTATATCAATTTGAAGTTCTAATCTTGCTGTGTTAGCATAAAAGAAAAATTATCTTAACGGTGATAAAAATGAATAAACGTGTTTTAAGTTGCAGTTATCTAGGAGCACAATCATTTTTAATAGAAGTTGAAATTGATATAAGTACAGGACTTCCTATTTTTTCAATAATTGGTTTAGGTGACACTGCTATCTCTGAAAGTAAAGATAGAATTAAAACAGCTTTAAAAAATAGTAATTTTCCTCTAATACCTAAAAAAATAATTGTAAATTTATCGCCAGCTGGTTTAAAAAAAGAGGGAGCTCACTTTGATCTACCTATTTCTATTGGAATTATGGTTGCTATGGGGTTTATAAAAGATAAGTTTAATATTTTAGATAACTATCTTTTTATCGGCGAATTGTCTTTAAGTGGAAAAATAAAATCTGTAAAAGGAGCTATAAATACAGTTATTTTAGCAAAAGAACTAGGTTATAAAGGAGTCGTTCTTCCAGCTGATAACTATTATGAAGCCAATCTTATTAAAAATATTGATATTATCTCTGTTTCATCTTTAAAAGATGCCTCAGATTTTATAACTAATAATATTAAAAAGAAATTAAAATTAAAACCTATCTGTATAGATAATCAAATTGATATTGATTTTTCTGATGTTAAAGGACAAACTATGGCTAAACGAGGACTTGAAATTGCTGCTGCTGGTAAACATAATCTTATCATGATCGGCAGTCCTGGATCAGGTAAAACTATGTTGTGTAAAAGATTTCAAACTATTTTGCCTCCTCTTACTGATAATGAAATAATAAAAGCTACAAAAATACACAGCATAGCTGGAAAACTAAGTAAAACAAATCCTATTATTACATCTCCTCCATTTCGATCTCCTCATCATACAAGTAGCCCTGTTTCAATAATTGGAGGTGGTAAAAAAATAACACCAGGTGAAGTAAGTCTTGCCTCAACTGGCGTTCTATTTCTTGATGAAATTGCTGAATTTCCAAGAGCTGTACTAGAAAGTTTACGTCAACCTATTGAAGATAAAAAAGTATCCATTACAAGAGCACTTTACAAAGTAGAATTTGACTCAGATTTTATTTTAATTGCAGCTAGTAACCCATGTCCTTGTGGATACTATTTTGAAGGTGATCGTTGTAATTGTACCCAAACAGAAGTTAATAAATATATGAAGAAATTTTCTGGTCCTATTATGGACAGAATTGATTTACATATTGAAATAAGACAACTTTCAGAAACTGAGCTTA from Fusobacterium hominis includes the following:
- a CDS encoding YifB family Mg chelatase-like AAA ATPase; translated protein: MNKRVLSCSYLGAQSFLIEVEIDISTGLPIFSIIGLGDTAISESKDRIKTALKNSNFPLIPKKIIVNLSPAGLKKEGAHFDLPISIGIMVAMGFIKDKFNILDNYLFIGELSLSGKIKSVKGAINTVILAKELGYKGVVLPADNYYEANLIKNIDIISVSSLKDASDFITNNIKKKLKLKPICIDNQIDIDFSDVKGQTMAKRGLEIAAAGKHNLIMIGSPGSGKTMLCKRFQTILPPLTDNEIIKATKIHSIAGKLSKTNPIITSPPFRSPHHTSSPVSIIGGGKKITPGEVSLASTGVLFLDEIAEFPRAVLESLRQPIEDKKVSITRALYKVEFDSDFILIAASNPCPCGYYFEGDRCNCTQTEVNKYMKKFSGPIMDRIDLHIEIRQLSETELTTLNKCKSSKEIRSNVIKARNIQYSRLGIGRCNSDMNQSEISKYCVLSKEDRLYFKKVIKILNISARSYDKILTVARTIADLDNSHEIHKKHLMEALSFRKK
- a CDS encoding manganese efflux pump MntP; amino-acid sequence: MNISNYLLIGISLAMDAFAVCVCQGMAVTENKGKLGIKLGITFGCFQGLMPLLGYKIGNIFSDKISVYGNIIACIILVGIGINMIREAKNEEECSVISDLKTLIILGIATSIDAFIVGLSFAFNLTGKKSPSSIGGAMNCPIVF
- the tnpA gene encoding IS200/IS605 family transposase; this encodes MELDSNCHSVFLLYYHLVLVVKYRRNVFDDTISEFAKDMFVRIGVPYHITLVQWNHDKDHVHIMFKAHPKTELTKFINAYKSASSRIIKKEFPHIRKYLWKEMFWSKSFCLLTTGGAPIEVIKKYIEEQGQKSK